ACAGCCTGGGACAAGAAATAAAAGCTATCTAAGTCTATCAAAAAATCCATTATGGTTTTTGAGGTTTGGCTTGATTTCAGACTTTGTATATCTTTTTGTTAGTTATAAGTGCTAAGTGCAAAATCTTTCATTGTAGCCAGCATATAGCAATCTTTTAATCTATAAGATTACCAGTTATTTTGAATTCAATAACACATACTCATATTGGCTGTCCCTCGTAATGGCTCCTAAAGGTCCAAGAGCCACTTCATATGAAGAGGACATCCTGTTCTCGTAGACTATCACACCAGGCTCTTCCTACAGTAAATTGGTAGTGTTTAAAGCTTCATTGTTACcatacaaaaaataataaatatcaaGTTTAAGAGTTAGATGAGTTCCAGCCCTTACCATCATGACTGTGCCGCAGGCAGTGACAGGGAACTGGTAGATGGCAAAAGCTGAGGTGGTACCAACAGGACTGCATGTTGGACCATCTCCAAGGAAACCAATTGAATCCAAGTCAATATTGGGTAAAGTGGCATCTCTGGAAACAACAATGATGACCTGACCATCCTTGGTACACTGAAGAGTCACTGagaaaattgcagaaaaaacatgaaacaatgaCTATTGCAAAAATTCTTGTTCACTTTTAAGTATCAAAGAAGCATACCTTCAAGATTCTGGGAAAAATTCGGAGGAAAAAACGAAAGCACTTACCAGATCTGCCATAATAGCACATGCGTCCATCGAAGCAGCAGTTGATAGCATCACAGTGTTCGGCAGAAATGATTGGGGCGCCGCATTGAATCTTGTGGTGCTGAGCCACCTCACAACTGTGAAATGACTCTGTGTGCGCCTGATTACTCTGACCTGGATTAGGCTTCACGGGCTCATAGGGATTCTGAGGTTTCTGAGGAGGGACGTAGGGATTCTGAGGGACGTAGGGATTCTGAGGCACTGGAGGAACGTAGGGATTCTGAGGCACTGGAGGAACGTAGGGATTCTGAGGCACTGGAGGAACGTAGGGATTCTGAGGCACTGGAGGAACCTTGGGATTCTGAGGCACTGGAGGAACCTTGGGATTCTGAGGCACTGGAGGAACGTAGGGATACTGAGGTTTCGGAGGAGGGACGTAGGGATTCTGAGGCACTGGAGGAACGTAGGGATTCTGAGGTTTCTGAGGAGGAACGTAGGGATTCTGAGGTTTCTGAGGAGGAACGTAGGGATTCTGAGGCACTGGAGGAACGTAGGGATTCTGAGGTTTCTGAGGAGGAACGTAGGGATTCTGAGGCACTTGAGGAACGTAGGGATTCTGAGGTTTCTGAGGAGGAACGTAGGGATTCTGAGGTTTCTGAGGAGGAACGTAGGGATTCTGAGGTTTCTGAGGAGGAACGTAGGGATTCTGAGGTTTCTGAGGAGGAACGTAGGGATTCTGAGGTTTCTGAGGAGGATCGTAAGGATTCTGAGGTTTGTCTTGAGCCCCAGCCAGATAACCTTGCAAAGCAACTACCAGAAGGCAACAACAAATCAGTCTCAATGCCATGGTCACACAGCACAGTGATTCACAAATGAAACTGAATGCTGTGGAAATTGTGGCACAAATATGGGGACTTTTATAAGACATAGGTCATGATGACTTGCGATCTCACAGTCTATTTGTTGTCCTCATCTGCCAGTCAGATGCCACAGTTATTGATTAGTCCATGTTCATGTCCTGAAGAGATAAGCTGTGATGCCAAAAACTAAACCTCAGGGCATTTGACAAATATTGTATCAGAACATGGTAAGAGTAAATCATAGTCAACATTTACCACTTTATTCTTTGAATGCTGTCTTCATGAAGTTTGATGGAGTATGCCAGCTGTTTGTTAATATTTCCACTGAATAAATTAAATCTTATTTGAACAGTTTCAAAACAGAAACCTTCAGAGGGTCTACACGACCTGTAGTGTAACAGTCTCTCAGCAAACAAAAGCCTTATCTTATCTCTCAGTTTGACATTGGGAAAAATTGCATGGTTAGAACAAGCAGGTCATCTGTGTATACATATGACACACAGACGACCTGTTGTATGACCTTTCAGTATGTTGCTGTTTCACTCGATCAACGCAATCTTAACAGATGAAGTTATAACAAGTTTAACACagttaaaaatgatcaaaatgcaTTTCACTCGAAGTAAATGTTACCGAAGcaactggatagtgtagtggtaagattgccaacTTTCATGGGATTGGGGCTCGAATCCTTACCCCAACgctgaaaggtactacctccagtaggggtccttaggcaagaccctcCACTTCCTGCCTACCCgggatatgagtgtaagttgctttggataaaagtgtctgccaaaaGCATAAACATAAATGTACTTCTGACTCATCATCATTTTACTGTAAGATGCTTTTAAATggttttcaatatttagaagtgttgaaaatatatttgaaacattttagACAATTAATAATGTACTAATAATATCTACTAATTATATATTCAAAGTATAACCCATGCAAtcttaaaaaggaaagaaaaagatccAAAGAACTCTGTTCAGGAGAGACTGTGCAAATACTTGTCGTTG
This genomic interval from Odontesthes bonariensis isolate fOdoBon6 chromosome 7, fOdoBon6.hap1, whole genome shotgun sequence contains the following:
- the LOC142383880 gene encoding zona pellucida sperm-binding protein 4-like translates to MALRLICCCLLVVALQGYLAGAQDKPQNPYDPPQKPQNPYVPPQKPQNPYVPPQKPQNPYVPPQKPQNPYVPPQKPQNPYVPQVPQNPYVPPQKPQNPYVPPSFHSCEVAQHHKIQCGAPIISAEHCDAINCCFDGRMCYYGRSVTLQCTKDGQVIIVVSRDATLPNIDLDSIGFLGDGPTCSPVGTTSAFAIYQFPVTACGTVMMEEPGVIVYENRMSSSYEVALGPLGAITRDSQYELSVQCRYIGSSIEALVIEVGLVPPPLPVAAPGPLRVELRLGNGECTSKGCVEEDVAYTSFYTDGDYPVIKVLRDPVYVEVRMLERTDPNLVLTLGRCWATTSQYPQSLPQWDLLIDGCPNLDDRYLTTCVPVDASSGLMYPRHHRRFIFKMFTFVQAGASDPSKKGAAAPDLIPLKERIFIHCDVAVCQPSLANNCEPRCFRKSKEVSGSTKKLSREETTVVSSMEVVITDPSSQ